The Camelina sativa cultivar DH55 chromosome 16, Cs, whole genome shotgun sequence sequence tcccaaaaccaaaagaaaaaggaaaaattaaaaagtctataaagaaaaaaaaagaaaagtggcGTTCTCTCAAATTCTCCCAAAGCAAAAAGCTCTCTCCGTTCTTCTTCGACCATTCTTCTCTCGAAGTTCTAGAGATTAAGATGGGTTCAAGAGATTTAATCAGCAATCTGCTAGACGAGGTACTTGGCAAAATCTTGTCGTTGCTTTGGACAAATCGTGCTGCTTGCACATCGGTTCTGTCGAGAAGGTGGAGGAACCTGCTTGCACTTGTAGACAACCTCGATTTGAAAGACGCAAGTGGTGAGATTCAATACTTCTGCGATTTCGTGGACAGAGCACTTGCACTCTTAAGCAATTCCACCACCGTCAAGAGATTCTCTCTCAACTATCACTTTAAGTATGAAGATGCTCGGGTAAACACTTGGATTCGCACTGTCCTGCAGCGCGGCTTTTTGGAACTTCACTTGGAGGCCTCACCTAATCATTATATAGACATTGAGTTCTTCACGAGCAACCAACTTGTTAAGCTCACTATATCCGGTGGGTTTAATCCTTGGGGTCGTCTTCCTCCAGGGGGTGTGTTTTTCCCAGCGCTTAAATCACTTTCCCTCGTTTCCGTCGAGTTTTTAGATGAGGACATGTATCAGCATTTCATCTGTGGCTGCCCTTTGCTTGAAGAACTGTTCCTGCATTACGATAGCCCCAAAATATCCTAGGCTTTCGTTTCGAGTCCTTCCATAAAACGACTCAACATCGATCACCATTTACATGGTCTGTACCGTGAGGATGCTTACGAGGGTTGTTCGTTTCAGACACCAAATCTTGTCTACCTTGACTATTCGAGTTATGTCGCGGGAAGTTATGTTGTGGCTGATATTCGTTCCCTTGAAGAAGCTAGACTCGATCTTCGATCCTGGGAGCAACTTACATACGTGGATGACAGTGATGAGGATGGTGATACAGAGGAGGATATTTTTGGTGATGTTAACCATCTTCTGATACTCTTGAGGTCAGTTTGTTTTCTTCCTAGCTtctatttatgtttgtttgttttgttttgttttggttgtcacaATATCTCATTATAATCCAGGTGTTTCACCTGTGCTGTGATACAATGCTGGTGTTTCGCAACCTCCTCACTCTATCTTTTGAGAGTGACAAAGATATAGGCTGGCAAGTGGTGCCACTCCTCCTCAACCACTCTCCAAACCTTGAAACTTTAGTCATCAAGGTATCAATCATCTTCACACAccaaaattatttatgtttctttgctGCACATGATGAATTGGCTTGTGCTTGCTTTTTCATATTGTATTGTATGCTACATGAATATTCGTTTTTTGCTTTCAGGGTCTTGTCCACCAAGTTACAGATATGTGCGGAGATGCTTGCGCTTGCATCCCTAGGAGGAGGacgaagaaaaagatgaagatggaCGAGGGAGTATGCTGCTGTTTATCGACATGTCAAGTGAAGGTGCTAAATATTTCAGGGTACTTGCAGAGAGTTGAAACAGATGAGGCATTTCTTGGCAAATTTGAAATGTCTTGAAACTGTCAAGGTTGGTGTTAAGGTGGGTCGCCGAGAAGACAACGATGTCGATAATAGGTACCTGAGGATCACTGATGCTCTTAGTAAGCTTCCCAGAGTTTCATCAAACTGTCACATCCATTTCTTCTGACCTTCTCGTTTCCTccttttatttaaatttggacTTGCTAAAACGATGATTGTTCATTAAGTGAAGATTTACTTTTACCTCTGCAATGGCTCTATCCATTTTTAATTCCTCTCAAGGTGTTTACAACTGAGCTGCTATAGTAGTATGTATATACAATTAATAGTATCGAGGGAGGGAATACCAAGAACTTCAACGGATTTTGATTGCATGAGGTCTTATCTTGGTTGATATATGTGTTGTTTCTGCAGTGATGTGCAATTAATGGTCACTGTTCTCGGGCAAGGATCAAACCTGCCTGAAAGAACAAACCTACTGAGCTTGTTATGCTTGATAATGAGATGGTTAAGGTTAACCGAATTCGGATCGAGCCGTTGAGTTTAAGCCCGAGATTGAGATTCTACGAGGAGACCAAACCCAAGTaaattttctttgtcttctatcatcttcaaagtagAGCATGGAGTTTCTGCTGATCAAACAACCACTTTGAAGcttttgatttatatgtttttacCTGCATAACCAGCTTATAGCCCTGGATTGGCTGCAAGTTGTGGAAACACCTTGAGATAAATAGTAGCTTTACGATACTATCTGTTAAGATTTCTCGTTCTTTTACCATTATTacggagaaagagaagagattggACTAAGTATTTGTAATGATTGTCTTACATACTACACTGATCGATGTCTCAGAGATATGTCAGCTCTCTCATCCACCAAGCTAGTTCTTACGGAAACGTTATCTCCATAGGTTGATTGTTGAAGTTTTTAGAACTTTCGATTATTCTGGGTGAATTTCAGAAATTTATTATGATTTGTTAGTAAAAAATCtcctaaattaaattaatttaaaccaggtttttttcttactttacaatttatttctgaagtttagaaattaaaatacCTAAACGGAAATAAAAATCTTGTACCCTTTACCATTAGATTTGCAGTTTTTCGTGATtcatattttggaaaaaaaaacttgccaTATGTTACGATTGACCAAGTTACTTGTGCTCTATAAGATAGCTAGGAggatatgaaaataattaattgtgttatgttttgcttggtttgtttgttaggttcaAAACGCAGCTCGTAGTGAAACGACGTCATATAATACAATTGGAGTGAGTGACCCTGGTTGTTGGAATCTCAGCTAAAGTTGACATTTcattgttgaccaaaaaaaaaatgttgacattTCCTTTGATAAAGAGACCTACAGTTGACTTCACCACACATGTTCATGAAATCATgcatgtaaattaataaatcgaTCATACAGTGATGAACTAATATATAACTTGCATAAATAATGCAAAAGATGCCTTAATTAACatctatagaaattttaagCGTTCGAAATCATGACAAGTTGGGTTATTATGTATAATCTTGTCAAAGAGATTTGGTGTTAAACgcttttttctttgaaaagcttagttaaaatattttagtgaaaaaaataatatatattttagtgttTGGAACATGCATATAGTTGAGAATATCAcaaagacctttttttttttgcatagtaATTAAGTAAGCACCAATCAGATCATATTTGATTAAGCAAGATAATGTGTTTGTTATAATATCCACTGAGTAGTGTGTACTAAACATGTGTGATGTATTGAAAAATAGAGTTATTTTCACTtagcaaatcttttttttttaggcaaTGTTTGTTCGAATTCGAATTAATGACAATCTTTACGTTATCAATATATATGCACTTATGTTTTggctatgttttttttaacccaATCTGGACAAATTGTATTGTATGTTGGATGCATCATCATTGAATTCAAACGGAAGGGgaaggaaaaataaatctatCAAAATGGATgctataattttcttttaacgaAAAGTGTAGACTTCAATATCGTATTAATACtttctcaaaaaaagaaaataatttgtattaatTCAAAAAAGTACAGATAGTGTAGAAAAACATAGTTTACCCCATTATAATGAATTGGAAATTATAGTTCAGATAGTGTATTGCAAATTGAAAATTATAGTCcataattgaaaattatttacCCCACTATATTTACCCCATATAGTCCAGATAGTGTAttgaaaaatatagtttatCCCATTATATTAtaatgaattgattttttttttgttttttttttttattattcatgtAACGAAagaaatttgtgaaaaaaacatagaatttaATCGAAGatttcagtaatttttttttttggtaatgcaatggtaatatataattagtataaatatatatatatatataataatctaaacCTAATTTGTGAAAAACTCCAAATCGAAATCAAGATTCGATTTTTCTTGGTTTGCGAACTTTGACGAGAAAAACTCCTCCGTCGCCGTTGAAGACCACTCCGTCTGAAGATCCTCTTGAAGATCCGGCGAAAAACGTTCATCGTCCCGCACATCACGCTGCTCAATACGCGTCGAGGATTGACGAATCTTGTTCACTGTATTCCTGCAACAATTTTGTATCAGGGGAGATTGGTACTGTTGCTTGCATCATGAACAACTGGCTCATGAAACGCAAACACATGGCATATATAATAGTGGATGGGTATTTTGGCATCAACTATGAAAAAGAACCGGGAGAAAGATCTACGTACTGTGATCGCTCTGCTAAAGAAAGTCAACCATGGGATTGCGATGACGATGTAATAGATGACGATGTAGTGGCGATGAATTTAGATTTTGTGGTTGAACCAGAGATGATGTACAGCTCCCGCACACATGAGAAAATGACTCATAACTTGGTGTCAAGAATCCACAATTCACCATGTAGTTGGTAccttaatattttcatatagaTTGCATAAATTGGTGTCAAGAATTTATGAAGTAGTACACAATTATATACAGCAGTAAGTTTTTCTAGTTAAAGAAATATAACTTCTATTTAGATATCAACAATATCAAATGAGGAAACTAAATCTTATATAGGAACTGGTTtgtccaaaatatatatatatatatatatagaaagtgattttgcttaattttttaaaaaaaacttaatagcattgattgttttttcatttataatttattattttgtagaaaatgttacaaaattacattctagtatttatttattgtttattgttttggtttgaattaATAGCATTAAACTGCTTACATTTgtcattttattaaattaatatcattaaatatttttcatgtgACTAATCACACAAATAACTATCTAATTTGTGCACTTCAAATTAAAAATCCCCACTAAACTTgtttaatcataattaaaagAGGACACTCAAATCAACAATCctcaataattttatttgatcttaatttttgaatttaatgaacgaaagcaaagaaaaaataacaaaatgtgtctattaaattagaaaaattggtatttttagtcccacaaaaattatattcaattcttttaaaatgttgaaaaagaaaTTGTCAGAGTTAAAGAAACGTTTTGAGAATCTTTTATGTTCGTTCCTTCAAAAACTGTAGCTTATGCCTCTAATTCTAGTTCATTTAGTTTCTATTCAAAATGCAGAAACTATGTTGAACcggtcaaacaaacaaaaatattgtttcataTCGTAACACCACTACGTTTGAAAGTTAGTAGTTAGTAGACTTGGCATGATCTAAAAAGGTTAAACAGAAACTATGACACATTCAGATTTAATTATGataatatagaaacaaaatGTTGAAATGTATTGAGtaataaaaaaccaaacttaaaaaaaaaatatacacatcaTTGTAAAAGCATACGTTTTAGCCGGATTAAGACTTAAACCCATGACCCTCACATAACAACCCCATCTATTAGCGCTAGTGTTTTTCTAGACAAACATGGAAGGTATCCTAAAACACGAAATTCACAAGTTTTAGTGAACATTCATCacaatatataacaaaagaCATCTTTGTCAAATGCTACACGAACATgcaaaaaattcaaacaatttACCATTCACTATGAAAGAAACCAAATAGAAAGATGTTCAATAAATTTTACTCGAACATATCAAATAAATTGGAATATCAACTTTAAAAACACTTTAAGATAACTTTTACCAGTTCCTTAGAAATGTAATTATGAAgtttaagaaaaaagtaaaaaaaaaaaaaagaagtaaacgGGAATGTAAAAATGACATCTCTCACGTCACAATTTTTTGCTTTGAAATAATTGGATGATTTGTCACGAAATCAAttttaagaatatataataGGACATATCCAATAGAGACAAAATGACGAGAATTGAAAACTTTATGCGAAGAATGAAAGCTGCTCTTTAACCAAATACAATTATCAAATGGATACAAAATAGACATCAACGTATATGGATTTAAATACACACAAAAACTTCATACACGCTAGACAAAAACGTCTCGCCTTCGTCAGTCATCGTCGCTTATCTCTCACcacttttacaaaattttgaatctaAAACAATCTTCATTAATTCTGAATTATATCATCCTCATATTagaaattgagttttttttttctttagacaAAAAGTAGTATATAGTATACTATGATTATGAACCATTAGCTTTAAAAGAAATCACTAGAATGAGTCCATTTACTGGACTAAATAGAATTCTCAAGAACAAAAGTCATTTTActatcaattaaaatatatataaccgagctatatatatagctcctacactaaaaaaagaaatttataatcatatattGAGATATAAGCAATTTAGGTATAATTAATCATAATAATTAACCTAGGGGAAGTACGGCTCCGGAGGTGGCCGAAGAATCACGGTTAATTCCGTCACCGGTGATATTACTCGTTAAATCAACATCCAATCTAACGGAGGTAACGGTAGGTTTACGTTTCCGTTTCTTTTTCTCGTAAGGGATCCCACGAGCCTTAGCTTGACTATCTTTGACTTCCCTCAAGTAGATCCTAACGGCGCGTGCAGCAAACGGGTTCGAATCTGGCCGTCCGCCGTTTTCCTCGTAGGCAGCTCTAAGCCGTCCGATCAAAGCGTCGAGTGACCCCCAAGCTTGTTTGTGCGGACAAGGGCAAGAAGACGGTGGATCCGGGTGTCCGAAGAAAGGACATGTAGACACGTGGACTTTGGTTTTCCCGAACTGGTCTAGGTACTTGAGGAACTCGAGCACGTGTGCGCCGCTGCAACGAGCTAGCGTCAagggtggtttgtggtttctTAGGTACTGTAGAAACGTGTTCCAGTCCCGGCGTTTTTGTGACTCGTAACGGCTTGGTTGCGGTGGTGCTGCTGACGTGGATGGGGATGAGGGAGATGGGTCAGGTTGTGGTGACCCGGGAACGGCTGGTTCCATGATGGAGTGAGTCTCTTTGAGTGGAGGGATTTTGTGAGTGTTTGTAAGAGcttttgaagagaaagagaaagaatatGTTTGAGTTTGGAAAATTTTGGATGGtgtgtgaaagagaagagaacaaaagagtggaaatttagaaaatgtagAAATCACGTGGCCAAGGTCCCTACCAAAAGTCCACCTGACAAGTTTTGCTGAATGGTAGATTTATAAATTGGTCTCGACTGGTTAAGTGCGGTTTACATTAGTAACGCACCTCTGAACTAAAAAGCTAGAGAGACAAACCAGACAGGCCATCTATGTAGTAGATTCCATTTAATAATGACGACTCatcatcatttcatttttttaaaaattatatctgATAATTGTTGTGTTATGTGTTTTTTGTGGTTTGTTCGGTTCATAACGCAGCTCGTAATGAACGACGGCATATATAT is a genomic window containing:
- the LOC104749880 gene encoding protein LIGHT-DEPENDENT SHORT HYPOCOTYLS 6-like; this translates as MEPAVPGSPQPDPSPSSPSTSAAPPQPSRYESQKRRDWNTFLQYLRNHKPPLTLARCSGAHVLEFLKYLDQFGKTKVHVSTCPFFGHPDPPSSCPCPHKQAWGSLDALIGRLRAAYEENGGRPDSNPFAARAVRIYLREVKDSQAKARGIPYEKKKRKRKPTVTSVRLDVDLTSNITGDGINRDSSATSGAVLPLG